A portion of the Paracholeplasma manati genome contains these proteins:
- a CDS encoding transposase, with translation RFVSFLKYKLEIQGKTLMVMDQWYPSSKTCSTCGEIHSELKLNNRVFECKQCELHLDRDHNAAININKEGLRQYKLAFQ, from the coding sequence CTAGATTTGTTTCATTCTTAAAGTATAAGTTAGAAATACAAGGTAAGACTTTGATGGTGATGGATCAGTGGTATCCATCCTCAAAGACCTGTAGTACCTGTGGTGAGATTCATAGTGAACTCAAACTCAATAATCGAGTTTTCGAGTGTAAGCAGTGTGAACTACACTTAGATAGAGATCATAACGCAGCGATCAATATCAATAAAGAGGGATTAAGACAGTACAAATT